From Astyanax mexicanus isolate ESR-SI-001 chromosome 11, AstMex3_surface, whole genome shotgun sequence, the proteins below share one genomic window:
- the tfdp1a gene encoding transcription factor Dp-1a → MAKDADLIEANGELKVFIDQNLSPGKGVLSLVTVHPQSVGVGKQLLPKTLGPSNVNIAPQMVIGTPQRPSGSNVLLMNSPHTPSSQFITQSQPPDASPWSSGKRSKKGDKNGKGLRHFSMKVCEKVQRKGVTTYNEVADELVAEFSSGDNHISPNEAHVYDQKNIRRRVYDALNVLMAMNIISKEKKEIKWIGLPTNSAQECQNLEVERQRRLERIKQKQSQLQELILQQIAFKNLVQRNRQSEQQTNRPPADNSVIHLPFIIINTSKKTVIDCSISNDKFEYLFNFDSMFEIHDDIEVLKRMGMACGLEVGKCSAEDLKVARSLVPKALEPYVTEMAQGPISNVYMMGASSTNGSRFHVGSDSGADGTMASSSNDSHYSGSRVETPVSYMGDDDDDEEYDENDDED, encoded by the exons ATGGCCAAAGAt GCTGATCTGATTGAGGCCAATGGGGAGCTGAAAGTTTTCATAGACCAGAATCTGAGCCCTGGAAAAG GAGTTTTGTCTTTAGTGACTGTACATCCACAGTCAGTTGGAGTGGGAAAACAACTGTTACCAAAAACACTGGGTCCTTCCAATGTCAACATTGCTCCACAGATG GTCATTGGGACACCCCAGAGGCCGAGTGGCTCCAATGTGCTTCTTATGAACAGCCCCCACACACCCAGTTCTCAGTTTATCACTCAGAGCCAGCCCCCTGATGCCTCGCCATGGTCCTCGGG GAAGAGGAGTAAGAAAGGGGATAAGAATGGGAAAGGTCTGAGGCATTTCTCTATGAAGGTTTGTGAGAAGGTGCAAAGGAAGGGTGTCACCACATACAACGAAGTAGCAGATGAGCTGGTGGCTGAATTCAGCTCTGGTGACAATCACATCTCCCCAAACGAAGCG CACGTATATGATCAGAAGAATATCCGGCGGCGGGTGTATGATGCCCTGAATGTGCTGATGGCCATGAACATAATCtcaaaagagaagaaagagatcAAGTGGATCGGACTCCCCACTAACTCTGCTCAGGAGTGTCAGAACCTAGAG GTGGAGAGACAAAGACGTTTGGAgagaattaaacaaaaacagtCACAGCTCCAAGAGCTCATTTTACAG CAAATTGCCTTTAAGAACCTTGTGCAGCGTAACCGTCAGTCAGAGCAGCAAACAAACAGGCCGCCAGCGGACAATTCAGTCATTCACCTGCCTTTCATCATCATAAACACCAGCAAGAAAACAGTCATAGACTGCAGCATCTCCAATGACAA GTTTGAGTACCTCTTCAACTTTGACAGTATGTTTGAGATCCATGATGACATTGAGGTATTAAAGCGCATGGGCATGGCGTGTGGGTTGGAGGTGGGCAAATGCTCTGCAGAAGACTTAAAAGTCGCCAGGAGTCTTGTGCCCAAAGCACTAGAGCCTTATGTTACAG AGATGGCACAAGGCCCGATCAGTAATGTCTACATGATGGGGGCATCATCCACTAATGGGAGTCGTTTTCATGTCGGCAG TGATAGTGGAGCAGACGGAACGATGGCCTCCAGCTCCAACGATTCACACTACAGTGGTTCTCGCGTGGAAACCCCAGTCTCTTATATGGGAGACGATGATGACGACGAGGAATACGATGAGAACGACGATGAGGACTAA
- the mettl21cb gene encoding S-adenosylmethionine-dependent methyltransferase domain-containing protein, translating into MAGEALNRRNSWEPSVFYSLGLETFCFAGHEISIRESLDTYGALIWPGAVTLCNYLEKEREQFNMLDKAVLEIGAGTGLLSIVASLMGAWVTATDLPEILNNLNFNLSRNTRGRCRYTPQVAQLTWGEDLARNFPSSIYNYDYILCADVVYHHDCLDDLLITMKHFCRPGTTLLWANKIRFQSDLRFIDKFKATFNTTLLAEIPEEEVRIYQATALQ; encoded by the exons ATGGCTGGAGAAGCTCTGAACAGGAGAAACTCCTGGGAGCCAAGCGTCTTCTACTCATTAGGACTGGAAACCTTTTGCTTTGCAGGGCATGAGATCAGCATCCGGGAATCCCTGGACACATACGGTGCCCTCATCTGGCCTGGG GCAGTGACGTTGTGCAACTACCTGGAAAAGGAACGGGAGCAATTTAATATGCTGGATAAGGCAGTGCTGGAGATTGGAGCGGGAACAGGGCTGTTGTCCATCGTGGCCAGTTTAATGG GTGCATGGGTGACCGCCACGGATCTGCCCGAAATCCTCAACAACTTGAACTTTAACCTCTCGCGCAACACAAGAGGTCGCTGCAGGTACACACCACAGGTGGCCCAGCTGACCTGGGGGGAGGATCTGGCCCGTAACTTCCCCAGCTCCATCTACAACTACGACTACATCCTCTGCGCAGATGTCGTGTATCACCATGACTGTCTGGATGACCTGCTCATCACCATGAAGCACTTCTGCAGGCCTGGCACGACCTTGCTCTGGGCCAACAAG ATCCGTTTCCAGTCAGATCTGCGTTTCATTGACAAATTTAAGGCAACCTTCAACACCACGCTGCTAGCAGAGATCCCAGAGGAAGAGGTGAGAATCTACCAGGCCACGGCCCTGCAGTGA